Proteins from a genomic interval of Uloborus diversus isolate 005 chromosome 4, Udiv.v.3.1, whole genome shotgun sequence:
- the LOC129220150 gene encoding anamorsin homolog — translation MSSIPTSGQKILLLWGTFVKQGHLMEVVEELQKAVGDKGLVAVENLERLVVSDHASSSFDVIYCGTLTPTQTFHPAEIFAEIARVLKPGGTVVIRESVSTQDNVPNLRTASKLASALKFSGFINISQPEIKPISKSNVEEYDTNFTHKESEVSLIEVRATKPNFEVGSSMLLSFAKRDSAKTDPNTAKIWMLSADDTLDENVELIDEDELLDENDLKKPDPSSLKVCATTKQRKACKNCTCGLAEELEQEESERIEKNRSATSSCGNCYLGDAFRCASCPYLGMPAFKPGEKIVLNDNQLKADV, via the exons atgAGTTCTATACCTACATCTGGCCAAAAGATATTGCTGTTATGGGGAACGTTTGTCAAACAAGGCCATTTGATGGAAGTTGTTGAAGAGCTTCAAAAAGCAGTTGGAGACAAAGGACTGGTGGCTGTTGAAAATTTGGAACGTTTAGTTGTGt ctgATCATGCTAGTTCTTCATTTGACGTGATTTATTGTGGAACTTTAACACCAACCCAAACATTTCATCCTGCTGAAATATTTGCTGAAATTGCTCGTGTTTTGAAGCCAGGAGGAACAGTTGTGATTAGAGAATCAGTATCAACACAAG ATAATGTACCAAACCTTCGAACAGCCTCTAAGCTTGCATCTGCTTTGAAATTCTCGGGATTCATCAACATTAGCCAG CCTGAAATAAAACCCATTAGCAAATCTAATGTTGAAGAATATGACACAAATTTTACTCATAAAGAAAGTGAAGTTTCATTGATAGAAGTAAGAGCTACAAAGCCAAATTTTGAAGTAGGATCTTCTATGCTTTTATCATTTGCCAAAAGAG ATTCTGCTAAAACTGATCCAAATACTGCAAAAATTTGGATGCTATCTGCTGATGATACACTTGACGAAAATGTAGAATTAATTGATGAAGATGAGCTACTTGATGAAAATGATCTGAAAAAACCTGATCCTAGTTCTTTGAAAG tcTGTGCAACTACCAAACAAAGAAAGGCTTGTAAAAATTGCACCTGTGGGTTAGCTGAAGAATTAGAACAAGAAGAATCTGagagaattgaaaaaaatcgATCAGCAACATCTTCTTGTGGCAAT TGTTACCTTGGAGATGCATTTCGTTGTGCCAGTTGTCCTTACTTGGGCATGCCAGCTTTCAAACCAGGGGAGAAAATAGTTCTGAATGACAACCAACTGAAGGCAGATGTGTAG